Proteins encoded together in one Candidatus Bathyarchaeia archaeon window:
- a CDS encoding ABC transporter ATP-binding protein has protein sequence MAKVIIKNLVKRFGNVIAVKNLSLEVKDREFLVLLGPSGCGKTTTLRCIAGLEYPDEGEIYIGDKLVNDLPPKDRDIAMVFQSYALYPHMSVFDNIAFPLKIRKFPRDEIEKRVKEVAEMLRISHLLDRKPKQLSGGERQRVALGRAIVRKPQVFLMDEPLSNLDAKLRVYMRAELKKLQKELGVTTVYVTHDQVEAMTMADKIAIMNLGVLQQVGTAYEVYHHPSNLFVAGFIGSPPMNFINCTLKEKDGLCILDSGEFALTLPDDLGKMVREKASSPEIVLGVRPEDIEVYRDRKVKGSIKGEVYVTEPMGNEIIIDVTVGNEIIKVRAPAEVNVDIGDEIWLAFKMDKIHVFDKKTEEAII, from the coding sequence ATGGCCAAGGTTATTATTAAGAACCTAGTGAAGCGTTTTGGCAATGTTATAGCTGTAAAGAATTTAAGCCTTGAGGTGAAGGACAGAGAGTTTCTGGTTCTTCTTGGGCCCTCCGGCTGTGGTAAAACAACGACTCTTAGGTGCATCGCTGGGCTAGAATATCCGGATGAGGGAGAAATCTATATAGGGGATAAACTGGTGAATGATCTTCCCCCAAAGGACAGGGATATAGCCATGGTCTTTCAGAGCTACGCCCTATACCCGCACATGAGCGTCTTCGACAACATAGCTTTCCCTCTAAAAATAAGAAAATTCCCTAGAGACGAGATAGAGAAGAGGGTGAAGGAAGTAGCCGAGATGCTTAGAATAAGCCACCTGCTGGATAGAAAACCTAAACAGCTTAGCGGTGGAGAGAGACAGAGGGTAGCATTAGGTAGAGCGATCGTGAGGAAGCCACAAGTCTTCCTCATGGATGAGCCGTTAAGCAATCTAGACGCTAAGCTCAGAGTTTACATGAGAGCTGAACTAAAAAAGCTTCAGAAGGAGCTGGGGGTTACCACAGTATACGTTACACATGACCAAGTTGAGGCGATGACTATGGCTGATAAAATTGCAATAATGAACCTTGGCGTTCTACAGCAGGTTGGAACCGCATACGAAGTATATCATCATCCAAGCAACCTCTTCGTTGCAGGCTTTATAGGAAGCCCGCCAATGAACTTCATAAACTGCACATTAAAGGAAAAGGACGGCTTATGCATACTGGACTCCGGGGAATTTGCGCTCACGCTCCCAGACGATTTGGGAAAGATGGTTAGGGAGAAAGCTTCCTCTCCAGAGATCGTGTTAGGGGTTAGGCCGGAAGATATTGAAGTGTACAGAGATCGAAAAGTGAAGGGTTCGATCAAGGGAGAAGTTTATGTTACGGAACCTATGGGAAACGAAATAATAATCGATGTAACGGTTGGAAACGAGATAATAAAGGTGAGAGCGCCAGCAGAAGTAAACGTCGACATAGGCGACGAGATCTGGCTAGCCTTCAAAATGGATAAAATCCATGTATTCGACAAGAAAACCGAAGAAGCGATCATATAG